The window CCTGGCCGCCGAGATGATCCTGCTCTCCGAAGCGGCGAGCAACCCTTCCAGTCTTGGTGTCAACCTTCTATTCCTGGCCGTCCCCGACGAGGAGGTGGGTTCCGCCGGCATGAGGGCCGCCGTCCCCGCCCTCGCGGAGATCAGGAAGGAGAGAGGTTTCGAATACCTCGGAGCCATCCTGGCCGAACCGGGCGGCGCGGGCGCGCCCGGCGCGGAAGGAGAGGCGGTCTTCCTGGGCTCCGTCGGCAAGGTGATGCCCTTTTTTTACTGCGCCGGCATCGGGAGCCATGTGGGGCGGTACTTCGATGGCCTGAGCGCTTCCCTGCTGGCATCCCATGTTTCGGTCCTCGTCGAGGGCAATCCCCTGATGGCCGATCGATCGGGCGATGAAACGGCCCCTCCTCCGGCCTGCCTCTACCTGAGGGATATCCGCGATGGTTATTCCGTCACCATCCCTGACCGGGCGGCGGTCTTCTTCAACTACATGACCCTCTCCAGGGCTCCGGCGGAGATAATGGGCGAGATGAAGGAGGTCGCTGTAGAAGCCTGCGATGCCGCCTTTGAACAGGTTAGGAGTAGTGGCACGAGGCTTGGAGCCGCTTTTGATATCCCGCCTCCGCGGGTGGTCACCTTCGAGGAGTTCGCCCACGAGACGGACCGGGTCCTGGGAGGGGTAGCGAAGACCCGGATAAGGGAACTGGTCGAAGCCATGGACCCGGCCCTGGATGATCGGCGGCGTTCACTGGCGGTTGTGACGAAGATGCTCCGGTGGAACCCTCCTGCCGTTCCGCTGGTGATAGTGGGTTTCCTCCCGCCCTATTACCCCCACCGCTTCAACGAGGGCAAAAGCGGTGGAGACAGGAGGATCCGGAAGGCGGCGGAAAGCGTCGTCGGGACAGCCCGCCGCGATCACGGTGTCGACCTGTTCATGAAGGAATACTTCGCCGGGATCTGCGACCTCTGCTACCTGGGTTTCCAGGGGAGCGCCATGGATATGCTCAGCGTGGCGTCGAACACTCCCGGGTGGGGTAGCGTCTACCGGATTGCCCTCGGGGAACTGAAAAAGCTCGATGTCCCGGTGCTGAACCTCGGGCCCTCCGGGAAGGACCCCCACAAGGCCACCGAGAGACTCCGCCTCTCCTACTCCCTGGAGATTTTTCCCAGGCTGTTGCGGGAGGCCGTCCTCTCCCTGGCGCGGCAAGGGAGTTGAGTTCTTCAATGGATTTTGCGCCTCTCCGCTTGGTCCGGGCTGCTCTCATAGGCGGGGTCTATACGGCCCTCACGCTGCTCTTCGCCCCCATCTCCTTCGGTCCGGCGCAGGTGAGGGTGTCGGAAGCCCTGGCGTTGCTCCCGTGGATGTGGACCGAGGCCATCCCCGGTCTTTTTATCGGTTGCATCATCTCCAATTTTGTCGGTGGTTTCGGTATAATCGACATGGTATTCGGAAGCCTGGCGACACTGGCAGCCGCGATACTCACCTCGAGGATGCCCAACAAGATCCTCGCCGCCGTTCCACCCGTCGCCCTCAATGCCCTTGTAGTCGGGGGCTATCTCTCTTCTATCCTCGAGATCCCGGTGATGCCAACGATGATCTATGTCGGACTGGGGGAGGCCGTCGCCTGTTTCGGACTGGGGATACCCCTGCTCTCCCTCCTGGAAAGGCGGTTTCGCCGTGGAGGATGTTAAGGGCGCTTTCACCATCGATACTCTCTACGAAACCCTGATCGAGCAAAGCCCACTCGGGATTGCCGTCCAGACGCCCGACAGGAAGGTGGCCCGTGCCAACAGGGCCTTCTGCGAGATGTTCGGTTACTCCCTGGACGAAGTCGTGGGGAAGGATCTCGATGGCCTGGTCGCCCGCGATGAGGACCTGTTCGCCGAGGCCGGGGAGATGTCGGACCTGGTCCTCGGAGGCAAGAAGAACCTCAGCGAGAAGGTCCGGATGAAGAAGGACGGTTCAAGGTTTCCCGTCGCGATATGGGGCGTCCCCATTATTCAAGAAGGCAGGGTGCTGGCTGTCTACGCCATCTACGAGGATATCGGCGAGCGGAAGGCCGCCGAAAGGGAACTCAGGCGCGAAAGATCCCTGCTGGAAAGGGTTCTCGTCGATTCGCCCGATGGAATGGTCCTCTTCGATGACGAGGGTATCGTCTTTCGCGCCAACCCCGCCTTCGATTGCCTCTTTGGCCTGGACCAGGGAGAGGCCCTTGGGCGTCCCCTGTGGAAAGTCCTGGGGGGAGGGGGCAAGGAGAAAGAGGTCCGGGAACATCTGAAAAAATTGAGGGAGGAGAGGAGAACGGACTATGATGGCGTCAGGTTCCGCAAGGACGGCAGCGAGGTCCATCTCTCCATACGGGGAGTAGCTATAGTGGGCGATGGCCCCTCGGGAGGATACCTCGCCATCTACCGTGACATTACGCCCAGGATGAGGACGCAACAGCAACTTGCCACGGAAAGGGCCTACTTCGAGAACCTCTTCATGAACAGCCCCCTGGCCGTAGCGCTTGTCTTGAGCGACGGCATCATACAGCGCGTCAACGAATCCTTCGAGAGGCTCTTCGGGTACAACAGCTGGGAATGTGTCGGAATGGACCTGGATGAGCTCATCGCGCCCGGCGAACTGCTGGGTGACGCCATCGACCTGACCCGGGGTGCGGCCTCCGGTTCTACCATCAAGGCCGAAAGGACCAGGCGCCGAAAGGACGGCAGTTGGGTGGAGGTCCAGATAAACGCTGTCTGCTTCCCCGTTGAGGATGATCAGAAGGTGGTCTACGCCATTTACCAGGACATTACCGAGAGGAAGGTCCTCGACGAGAAGATCAGGTACTTCGGCTGCCACGACGCGCTGACGGGTTTGTACAACCAGGCCTTCTTCGAGGAGGAACTTCGGCGGCTCGACTCGTCGAGACAACTCCCCATCAGCTTGATCATGGCCGACGTGGACAACCTCAAGTTGATAAACGACGCCTTCGGTCATCTCGAGGGAGACCGACTCCTGGCCGAGGCCGGGGCGATCCTCAAGTCCTGCTGCAGGCAGGAGGATATAATCGCCCGCTGCGGCGGCGACGAATTCATCATGCTCTTACCCCAAACAACCCTTCTTGAAGCCCGGTCCATCTGCGACCGAATAAAGCAGGCCTGCGAGCGCAGTTCAAAGGGAATTATCCGACCGAGCCTGGCGCTGGGTGTGGCCACCAAGGAAGAGGTCACCCAAGATTTTATGCAGGTGAGGAAAAAGGCCGACGACGACATGTACCTGGACAAGTTGACGAGGAGCGAAAGGTCTCGCTCAGGTATCTACTCCAGGATTGAGAATTTCCTGGATTCCGACCCCAGGATGAAGGCCCGTGTCTCCAGGATAAAAAGACTGGCCCACGTTTTCGGCGAGCACCTCGCCCTCAGGCAGGACGAGATGGAAAACCTGGCCCTGTTGGCCCGGTTCCATGATATCGGCTTGATATCCATTCCGGCCGAAATCCTCTACAAGAAGGGGCCCCTTGGTTCTGTGGAATGGGAGGACATCCGGAAGCACCCCGAAAGGGGTTACCGTCTTGCCAGGAACCTCACCCCCTTGGCTCCCATCGCCGAGGATATCCTCTGCCACCACGAGAAGTACGACGGCTCCGGTTACCCCAGGGGGCTTTCGGGTGAAGATATCCCCCGCCTTTCCAGGATCATCCACCTGCTTTGCGCCTACGAGGCGATGACCGGATGGCGGTCCTACCGGCCCAGCCTTTCCACCGAGGAGACCCTCGAGGAAATAGCCTTCCAGGCGGGCAAGCAGTTCGACCCCCGCCTGGCGGGGGTCTTCATCCTGCTTCACAGGACCCTGGAGGTCAGCGACACCCTCCTGTAACCCTTCCTTCGATACTTCTCCTTCAGCGCCCCGGTTCGCGGGCATTCCAGCAGGCCACGCTTCTCGATGGTGAGACCGGCGAAAGGAGGGGCG of the Thermovirga sp. genome contains:
- a CDS encoding QueT transporter family protein; its protein translation is MDFAPLRLVRAALIGGVYTALTLLFAPISFGPAQVRVSEALALLPWMWTEAIPGLFIGCIISNFVGGFGIIDMVFGSLATLAAAILTSRMPNKILAAVPPVALNALVVGGYLSSILEIPVMPTMIYVGLGEAVACFGLGIPLLSLLERRFRRGGC
- a CDS encoding PAS domain S-box protein, translated to MEDVKGAFTIDTLYETLIEQSPLGIAVQTPDRKVARANRAFCEMFGYSLDEVVGKDLDGLVARDEDLFAEAGEMSDLVLGGKKNLSEKVRMKKDGSRFPVAIWGVPIIQEGRVLAVYAIYEDIGERKAAERELRRERSLLERVLVDSPDGMVLFDDEGIVFRANPAFDCLFGLDQGEALGRPLWKVLGGGGKEKEVREHLKKLREERRTDYDGVRFRKDGSEVHLSIRGVAIVGDGPSGGYLAIYRDITPRMRTQQQLATERAYFENLFMNSPLAVALVLSDGIIQRVNESFERLFGYNSWECVGMDLDELIAPGELLGDAIDLTRGAASGSTIKAERTRRRKDGSWVEVQINAVCFPVEDDQKVVYAIYQDITERKVLDEKIRYFGCHDALTGLYNQAFFEEELRRLDSSRQLPISLIMADVDNLKLINDAFGHLEGDRLLAEAGAILKSCCRQEDIIARCGGDEFIMLLPQTTLLEARSICDRIKQACERSSKGIIRPSLALGVATKEEVTQDFMQVRKKADDDMYLDKLTRSERSRSGIYSRIENFLDSDPRMKARVSRIKRLAHVFGEHLALRQDEMENLALLARFHDIGLISIPAEILYKKGPLGSVEWEDIRKHPERGYRLARNLTPLAPIAEDILCHHEKYDGSGYPRGLSGEDIPRLSRIIHLLCAYEAMTGWRSYRPSLSTEETLEEIAFQAGKQFDPRLAGVFILLHRTLEVSDTLL